In Microbacterium sp. 1.5R, the following are encoded in one genomic region:
- a CDS encoding SURF1 family cytochrome oxidase biogenesis protein — translation MGRWTVYVLIAIGFAVGCAFLSNWQFERNETRSEQIALVEKNYDADPVPLSDLIGADGALEPGDVWHPVVLNGEYIADDQLLVRNRPHGGTSAFEVLVPFRDVDGRVFIVDRGWVPPGDGDSPDAVPAPPSGEVEVIVRLRPGEQLPASGRGAPEGQVPTINLPSIAELVDGDVITSAYGQIVSEEPAGEGTLGRFDSPTDDPGPHLSYAIQWILFALMGFVFIGYIIRTEIVKHREEVEGMPAPVKKSRRRDSDADVEDELLDAR, via the coding sequence ATGGGTCGATGGACCGTGTACGTGCTGATCGCGATCGGCTTCGCGGTCGGGTGCGCCTTCCTGTCGAATTGGCAGTTCGAGCGCAACGAGACGAGATCCGAGCAGATCGCTCTCGTCGAGAAGAACTATGACGCGGATCCCGTCCCGCTCTCCGACCTCATCGGCGCCGACGGAGCCCTCGAGCCCGGCGACGTCTGGCATCCTGTCGTCCTGAACGGCGAGTACATCGCCGATGACCAGCTCCTCGTGCGCAATCGGCCCCACGGCGGCACGAGTGCGTTCGAGGTTCTGGTGCCGTTCCGCGATGTCGACGGACGTGTGTTCATCGTCGACCGCGGATGGGTGCCGCCCGGTGACGGTGACTCCCCGGATGCCGTTCCTGCGCCTCCGAGCGGAGAGGTCGAGGTCATCGTGCGTCTGCGTCCCGGAGAGCAGCTGCCGGCCTCGGGACGCGGCGCTCCCGAGGGCCAGGTGCCGACGATCAACCTCCCCTCGATCGCCGAGCTGGTCGACGGAGACGTGATCACGAGCGCGTACGGGCAGATCGTGAGCGAGGAACCGGCGGGCGAAGGCACCCTGGGCCGCTTCGACTCCCCCACCGACGACCCCGGCCCGCATCTGTCGTATGCGATCCAGTGGATCCTGTTCGCGCTGATGGGCTTCGTGTTCATCGGCTACATCATCCGCACCGAGATCGTGAAGCACCGCGAAGAGGTGGAGGGGATGCCCGCACCCGTCAAGAAGTCCCGGCGCCGTGACAGCGATGCCGACGTCGAAGACGAGCTCCTCGATGCTCGCTGA
- the glgC gene encoding glucose-1-phosphate adenylyltransferase — MSAPKKIFGIILAGGEGKRLMPLTADRAKPAVPFGGQYRLIDFAISNLINSGLRQIVVLTQYKSHSLDRHISQTWRMSALLDSYVTSVPAQQRLGKRWFSGSADAILQSLNLINDEKPDIVVVIGADHVYRMDFRQMLDAHIESGAKATVAGIRQPLAMASQFGVIDADTESGRIKQFLEKPTDIAGLEDSPHEVLASMGNYIFDADALIAAVEADGESPTSGHDMGGDIVPYFVDRGEAGYYDMKRNDVPGSSPRDRSYWRDVGTIDSFFDAHMDLISTLPIFNLYNMEWPIHSQAVNSPPAKFVRDSVGRIGNAIDSIVSLGSVLSGTHLERSVVGPWTLAGGGSTITDSVVFDGVRVGAGSRVHRAILDKNVVLADGATVGVDRERDLARGFTVTESGITVVGKGLFIER; from the coding sequence ATGTCCGCACCAAAGAAGATCTTCGGCATCATCCTCGCCGGCGGCGAGGGAAAGCGTCTCATGCCCCTCACGGCCGATCGGGCCAAACCTGCAGTGCCTTTCGGCGGACAGTACCGATTGATCGATTTCGCGATCTCGAACCTCATCAACTCGGGTCTGCGCCAGATCGTCGTGCTCACGCAGTACAAGTCGCACAGCCTCGATCGCCACATCTCGCAGACGTGGCGCATGTCAGCTCTCCTCGACTCGTACGTGACCTCGGTGCCCGCGCAGCAGCGTCTCGGAAAGCGCTGGTTCTCGGGCTCGGCCGATGCGATCCTGCAGAGCCTGAACCTCATCAACGACGAGAAGCCCGACATCGTCGTCGTGATCGGCGCCGACCACGTCTACCGCATGGACTTCCGACAGATGCTCGACGCCCACATCGAGTCCGGCGCGAAGGCCACCGTCGCGGGCATCCGCCAACCGCTCGCCATGGCGTCCCAGTTCGGGGTCATCGACGCCGACACCGAGTCCGGCCGCATCAAGCAGTTCCTCGAGAAGCCGACCGACATCGCCGGCCTCGAGGACTCGCCCCACGAAGTGCTCGCTTCGATGGGCAACTACATCTTCGACGCGGATGCGCTGATCGCCGCGGTCGAGGCAGACGGCGAATCGCCGACCTCCGGGCATGACATGGGCGGCGACATCGTGCCGTATTTCGTCGATCGAGGCGAGGCCGGCTACTACGACATGAAGCGGAACGATGTCCCGGGCTCATCGCCGCGCGACCGCTCGTACTGGCGCGACGTGGGTACGATCGACTCCTTCTTCGACGCGCACATGGACCTGATCTCCACGCTTCCGATCTTCAACCTCTACAACATGGAGTGGCCGATCCACTCGCAGGCCGTGAACTCGCCGCCCGCGAAGTTCGTGCGCGACTCCGTCGGGCGCATCGGCAATGCGATCGACTCGATCGTGTCGCTCGGATCCGTGCTCTCGGGCACTCATCTGGAGCGCAGCGTCGTGGGTCCGTGGACACTCGCCGGAGGAGGATCCACCATCACCGACTCCGTCGTCTTCGACGGTGTGCGGGTGGGAGCGGGATCGAGAGTCCATCGAGCCATCCTCGACAAGAACGTGGTCCTGGCGGACGGTGCGACCGTCGGCGTCGACCGCGAGCGGGATCTGGCTCGCGGGTTCACCGTGACCGAGTCGGGCATCACCGTGGTGGGCAAGGGCCTGTTCATCGAGAGGTGA
- a CDS encoding alpha/beta fold hydrolase, whose product MDIILIPGLWLDASSWSEVTADLERAGHSVHPLTMPGVGLPAAASSDIGIAEWVDAAVAAVDDIGAPVAVVGHSGGGNVAWGVADARPDLVSRVVFVDTVPPPSGFGISEFEVADGVVPFPGWDYFPAEDVDDLDDSTRARTAPLARSVPARVPTDPIELRSEQRHGVPVTLLMGAMDQETLESELEQWGPYADEFRAIGDAEVIRIGSGHWPQFSVPGRLAELIDAAVSRR is encoded by the coding sequence ATGGACATCATCCTCATCCCCGGTCTCTGGCTCGACGCGTCCAGTTGGAGCGAGGTGACCGCCGACCTCGAACGCGCGGGGCACTCGGTGCATCCCCTGACGATGCCCGGCGTCGGTCTCCCCGCCGCCGCTTCCTCCGACATCGGAATCGCCGAGTGGGTCGATGCCGCCGTGGCCGCGGTCGACGACATCGGGGCACCCGTGGCCGTCGTCGGTCACAGCGGCGGCGGCAACGTCGCCTGGGGCGTCGCCGACGCACGGCCCGACCTCGTCTCGCGGGTCGTCTTCGTCGACACGGTGCCGCCGCCCTCCGGGTTCGGCATCAGCGAATTCGAGGTCGCGGACGGCGTCGTCCCCTTCCCGGGGTGGGACTACTTCCCCGCCGAAGACGTCGACGACCTCGACGACTCGACCCGCGCCCGCACCGCTCCGCTGGCTCGGAGCGTTCCCGCGCGGGTGCCCACCGATCCGATCGAGCTGCGCTCGGAGCAGCGCCACGGGGTCCCCGTGACACTGCTGATGGGCGCGATGGATCAGGAGACTCTCGAGTCGGAGCTCGAGCAATGGGGCCCGTACGCGGATGAATTCCGAGCGATCGGCGATGCCGAGGTCATCCGCATCGGCTCAGGTCACTGGCCGCAGTTCTCGGTTCCGGGCCGCTTGGCCGAGCTCATCGACGCGGCGGTCTCCCGTCGGTGA
- a CDS encoding response regulator, producing the protein MTISVLIADDQAMVRAGFAALLDAHEGIRVAGQAADGAEAITLAARLDPDVILMDVRMPQVDGIEATRRILGPAYPAAHVPRILMLTTFDIDDYVYDALEAGASGFLLKDALPEELVHAVRVVAGGDALLAPSVTRRMIEQFAGRRPRTAKAATSLADLTDREREVLVLIGRGRSNSEIASDLFIAEQTVKTHVGKVLAKLRLRDRVHAVILAYDTGLVEPS; encoded by the coding sequence GTGACGATCAGCGTCCTCATCGCCGACGACCAGGCGATGGTGCGCGCCGGATTCGCCGCTCTGCTCGATGCGCACGAGGGAATCCGTGTCGCGGGTCAGGCGGCCGACGGAGCCGAAGCCATCACCCTCGCTGCCCGCCTCGATCCGGACGTCATCCTGATGGACGTGCGGATGCCGCAGGTCGACGGCATCGAGGCCACTCGGCGCATCCTCGGACCCGCCTACCCTGCGGCTCATGTGCCGAGGATCCTCATGCTCACGACCTTCGACATCGACGACTACGTCTACGACGCGCTCGAGGCCGGCGCGAGCGGATTCCTGTTGAAGGACGCTCTTCCCGAGGAGCTCGTGCACGCCGTGCGCGTCGTCGCCGGCGGCGATGCCCTGCTCGCCCCCAGTGTGACGCGGCGCATGATCGAGCAGTTCGCCGGACGTCGGCCCCGCACCGCGAAGGCGGCGACCTCGCTCGCGGACCTGACCGATCGGGAGCGGGAGGTGCTGGTGCTCATCGGTCGCGGACGGTCGAACAGCGAGATCGCGTCCGACCTCTTCATCGCCGAGCAGACCGTGAAGACGCATGTCGGCAAGGTGCTCGCCAAGCTCCGACTCCGCGACCGCGTGCACGCCGTGATCCTCGCCTACGACACGGGTCTCGTCGAGCCCTCCTGA
- a CDS encoding DUF3099 domain-containing protein, whose protein sequence is MKSKPLVPAVTSLPQSPKDEADHRVRRYALTMTIRIVCFALMMFVQPYGWYTWVFALAAALLPYIAVVFANAGSDSTETTAESPVQQLEAPAPAPTLPVEQDPPPHVITIHESRQDRE, encoded by the coding sequence GTGAAGAGCAAGCCACTGGTCCCTGCTGTCACCTCGCTTCCGCAGTCGCCGAAAGACGAGGCGGACCACCGCGTGCGCCGATACGCGCTCACCATGACGATCCGCATCGTCTGCTTCGCGCTCATGATGTTCGTGCAGCCCTACGGCTGGTACACATGGGTCTTCGCGCTCGCGGCCGCGCTCCTTCCCTACATCGCGGTGGTGTTCGCGAACGCAGGAAGCGACAGCACCGAGACGACGGCGGAATCTCCCGTGCAGCAGCTGGAGGCACCTGCCCCGGCCCCGACGCTTCCGGTCGAACAGGATCCGCCGCCTCACGTCATCACCATCCACGAAAGCCGCCAGGATCGCGAGTGA
- a CDS encoding cupin domain-containing protein gives MSDFQVIEIGALDEWREHHGGFDAARSRDGRRVVDHELTMQFIGLTANALAPGEEAGYWHVHSRIEELYVFLEGRGQMGLDDEVVEVGPGTVIRVGQGVARTWRSHPGSAGELRWLCIRAGGQELPHLPDDSARLPDRPLPWTD, from the coding sequence ATGAGCGACTTCCAGGTCATCGAGATCGGTGCGCTGGACGAGTGGCGTGAGCACCACGGCGGCTTCGATGCCGCGCGCTCCCGCGATGGTCGCCGCGTCGTCGACCACGAGCTGACGATGCAGTTCATCGGACTCACCGCGAACGCGCTCGCTCCGGGTGAGGAGGCGGGGTACTGGCACGTTCATTCACGCATCGAGGAGCTCTACGTCTTCCTCGAGGGGCGCGGGCAGATGGGTCTCGACGACGAGGTCGTCGAGGTCGGCCCCGGCACCGTGATCAGAGTCGGTCAGGGGGTCGCCCGCACCTGGCGGTCTCACCCTGGCAGTGCGGGGGAGCTCCGCTGGCTGTGCATCCGGGCCGGAGGCCAGGAGCTGCCGCATCTTCCCGATGACAGTGCGCGCCTGCCCGACCGGCCGCTGCCCTGGACCGACTGA
- the serB gene encoding phosphoserine phosphatase SerB, with protein sequence MTAARFLVVLDADSTLIRNEVIELIADEVGRGPEVQAATEAAMRGEIDFATSLRSRVAALEGVPVSGFARVLARIEPTPGVRELTAAVHERGGVVGVVSGGFHEILDDVAPGLGVDRWRANRLEIVDGALAGRVDGEIVDAAVKAASLQHWADELGVPRHATIAIGDGANDLQMMAVAGLGLAFNAKPAVRAAASLVIGPQDLSEVIALLP encoded by the coding sequence GTGACTGCCGCGCGTTTCCTCGTCGTCCTCGATGCCGATTCCACCCTCATCCGCAACGAGGTGATCGAACTGATCGCCGATGAGGTCGGGCGGGGCCCCGAGGTGCAGGCGGCCACCGAAGCCGCGATGCGCGGCGAGATCGACTTCGCCACCAGCCTGCGCTCCCGCGTCGCTGCGCTCGAAGGCGTACCGGTGTCGGGGTTCGCGCGCGTGCTGGCGCGCATAGAGCCGACCCCTGGGGTGCGCGAGCTCACTGCGGCCGTCCATGAGCGCGGCGGTGTCGTGGGAGTCGTGTCCGGAGGGTTCCACGAGATCCTCGACGACGTCGCCCCCGGGCTCGGCGTCGACCGGTGGCGCGCCAACCGCCTCGAGATCGTGGACGGCGCCCTGGCCGGCCGCGTCGATGGCGAGATCGTGGATGCCGCCGTGAAAGCCGCCTCACTGCAGCACTGGGCCGACGAGCTCGGGGTCCCCCGTCACGCCACCATCGCGATCGGAGACGGAGCCAACGACCTGCAGATGATGGCCGTCGCCGGTCTCGGACTGGCGTTCAATGCGAAGCCTGCCGTACGCGCGGCGGCGAGTCTCGTGATCGGCCCGCAGGACCTCTCCGAGGTCATCGCGCTGCTGCCCTAG
- a CDS encoding DedA family protein, which yields MDVINELILQTVASPWLYAVLLAVTIIDGFFPPVPSETVLVAAAAVLASSGEPWALIPLGLVAAVGATIGDNIAFVLGRRLGTTRWAWMRRPGIASAFAHAERALDQRSAALILGARYIPVGRVAVNMSAGALRFPWRRFLPLSVVAGLSWSALSLAIGLLAGSWIEDQPLASAGIGIGVALIIGLVIDRVTAARRRRAPVPQLAG from the coding sequence GTGGACGTCATCAACGAGCTCATCCTGCAGACCGTCGCCTCCCCCTGGCTGTATGCCGTGCTGCTCGCGGTGACGATCATCGACGGCTTCTTCCCGCCTGTTCCGAGTGAGACCGTGCTCGTGGCGGCAGCCGCCGTGCTGGCATCCTCAGGAGAGCCATGGGCGCTGATCCCGCTCGGGCTCGTCGCCGCCGTCGGCGCGACCATCGGCGACAACATCGCATTCGTGCTCGGTCGTCGACTCGGCACGACCCGCTGGGCGTGGATGCGTCGACCGGGGATCGCCTCGGCCTTCGCCCACGCGGAACGCGCCCTCGACCAGCGCAGTGCGGCTCTGATCCTCGGCGCTCGATACATCCCTGTCGGCCGTGTCGCTGTGAACATGTCGGCGGGCGCGCTGCGATTCCCCTGGAGGCGTTTCCTTCCCCTGAGCGTCGTGGCCGGCCTCAGCTGGAGCGCGCTGAGCCTGGCGATCGGGCTGCTCGCCGGATCATGGATCGAAGATCAGCCCCTCGCCAGCGCCGGGATCGGCATCGGGGTCGCTCTCATCATCGGACTGGTCATCGACCGCGTCACCGCTGCCCGGCGTCGACGCGCCCCCGTCCCGCAACTGGCAGGATGA
- a CDS encoding ABC-F family ATP-binding cassette domain-containing protein, with protein sequence MLAVHELEIRVGARLLMENVSFRVSDGDKIGLVGRNGAGKTTLTKVLAGDVLPSGGTVTRSGELGYLPQDPRSGNPEDLARTRILDARGLGQLNLGMTEASLAMGSEDPAVAEKAMKRYARLTEQFEAQGGYAAEAEAASIANNLSLPDRILDQPLSTLSGGQRRRIELARILFSDAETMILDEPTNHLDADSVVWLREFLKNYKGGLIVISHDVELVGETVNRVFYLDANRQIIDTYNMNWKNYLRQRVADEERRKKERANAEKKATTLQQQAARFGAKASKAAAAHQMIARAEKLLAGLDEVRQEDRVAKLRFPKPAACGKTPMMATGLSKSYGSLEIFTDVDLAIDRGSKVVVLGLNGAGKTTLLRMLAGVDEPDTGQLEPGHGLKVGYYAQEHENLDVNRSVLENMVSAAPHITEMEARKVLGSFLFTGDDVLKPAGVLSGGEKTRLSLATLVVSSANLLLLDEPTNNLDPASREEILGALAHYEGAVVLVSHDPGAVQSLNPERVLILPDGVEDLWSQEYQDLIELA encoded by the coding sequence GTGCTTGCCGTGCACGAACTCGAGATCCGCGTGGGCGCACGCCTCCTGATGGAGAACGTGTCGTTCCGTGTGAGCGACGGAGACAAGATCGGTCTCGTCGGCCGCAACGGTGCAGGCAAGACCACGCTCACCAAGGTGCTCGCCGGCGACGTCCTTCCCTCTGGGGGCACGGTGACGCGCTCCGGAGAGCTCGGCTACCTGCCCCAGGATCCCCGTTCGGGCAACCCGGAGGATCTGGCGCGCACGAGGATCCTCGATGCCCGCGGACTCGGACAGCTGAATCTCGGCATGACCGAGGCCTCGCTGGCCATGGGCTCGGAAGACCCCGCCGTGGCCGAGAAGGCGATGAAGCGCTATGCGCGCCTCACCGAGCAGTTCGAGGCACAGGGCGGATACGCCGCAGAAGCCGAGGCGGCATCCATCGCCAACAACCTCTCGCTGCCCGACCGCATCCTCGATCAGCCGCTCTCGACGCTCTCGGGCGGACAGCGTCGTCGCATCGAGCTCGCGCGCATCCTGTTCTCGGATGCGGAGACGATGATCCTCGACGAGCCGACCAACCACCTCGACGCCGACAGCGTCGTGTGGCTGCGCGAGTTCCTCAAGAACTACAAGGGCGGGCTGATCGTGATCAGCCACGACGTCGAGCTCGTCGGCGAGACCGTCAACCGCGTCTTCTACCTCGACGCGAACCGCCAGATCATCGACACCTACAACATGAACTGGAAGAACTACCTGCGCCAGCGGGTGGCCGACGAGGAGCGCCGCAAGAAGGAGCGAGCCAACGCCGAGAAGAAGGCCACCACGCTGCAGCAGCAGGCGGCCCGTTTCGGTGCGAAGGCGTCGAAGGCCGCTGCCGCTCACCAGATGATCGCGCGCGCCGAGAAGCTCCTCGCGGGTCTCGACGAGGTCCGCCAGGAAGACCGGGTGGCGAAGCTCCGCTTCCCCAAACCCGCCGCCTGCGGCAAGACCCCGATGATGGCGACGGGGCTGTCGAAGTCGTACGGATCGCTCGAGATCTTCACGGATGTCGACCTCGCGATCGACCGCGGATCGAAGGTCGTCGTGCTCGGACTCAACGGTGCGGGCAAGACCACGCTGCTGAGGATGCTCGCCGGAGTCGACGAGCCCGACACGGGCCAGCTCGAGCCGGGCCACGGGCTCAAGGTCGGTTATTACGCGCAGGAGCACGAGAACCTCGACGTGAACCGCTCGGTGCTCGAGAACATGGTCTCGGCCGCTCCGCACATCACCGAGATGGAAGCGCGCAAGGTGCTCGGATCCTTCCTCTTCACCGGCGACGATGTGCTCAAGCCCGCCGGGGTTCTCTCGGGCGGCGAGAAGACGCGTCTCTCGCTGGCGACCCTCGTGGTCTCCTCGGCCAACCTGCTGCTGCTCGATGAGCCCACCAACAACCTCGATCCCGCGTCTCGCGAGGAGATCCTCGGCGCTCTCGCGCACTACGAGGGTGCAGTCGTCCTCGTCTCGCACGACCCCGGTGCGGTGCAGTCGCTCAACCCGGAGCGCGTGCTGATCCTTCCCGACGGTGTCGAGGACCTCTGGAGCCAGGAGTACCAGGACCTCATCGAGCTCGCGTAA
- a CDS encoding pyridoxamine 5'-phosphate oxidase family protein, protein MTHDDSDLALDPLNDWLRGRHALIGVAPDWDIRDLPDDPAVLFAEWLRAAAAAGVAEPHTVTLATVDADGIPDARTLILKRIDERGWAFASTRSSRKGAQLGAVPAAALNFWWQPQVRAVRVRGRVEEATPEESAADLAARSAAAQAGIADGDWVLWRIVPSRIEFWQGETDRNHTRLVYEASADGWSRALSGRAADRIEEEARA, encoded by the coding sequence GTGACCCATGACGACTCCGACCTCGCCCTCGATCCGCTCAACGACTGGCTCAGAGGACGCCACGCTCTCATCGGCGTCGCTCCGGACTGGGACATCCGCGACCTGCCGGATGACCCGGCGGTCCTGTTCGCCGAGTGGTTGCGCGCCGCCGCCGCAGCCGGGGTGGCGGAACCGCACACGGTGACGCTGGCGACGGTCGACGCCGACGGGATCCCCGATGCGCGCACGCTCATCCTGAAGAGGATCGACGAACGAGGGTGGGCCTTCGCGAGCACGCGGTCGTCCCGTAAGGGGGCGCAGCTCGGCGCAGTGCCGGCAGCGGCCCTGAACTTCTGGTGGCAGCCGCAGGTCCGTGCAGTCCGCGTGCGCGGCCGCGTGGAGGAGGCGACGCCCGAGGAGAGCGCCGCCGACCTCGCTGCTCGCTCGGCGGCCGCACAGGCAGGCATCGCCGACGGGGACTGGGTGCTCTGGCGCATCGTCCCGAGCCGCATCGAGTTCTGGCAGGGGGAGACCGATCGGAACCACACCCGCCTCGTGTACGAGGCATCCGCGGACGGCTGGAGCCGGGCGCTCTCCGGTCGCGCCGCTGACCGCATCGAGGAGGAGGCTCGCGCATGA
- a CDS encoding beta-ketoacyl-ACP reductase yields the protein MSSRVVLVTGGNRGIGRAIAERFVRDGYRVAVTARSGEGPDGTLTVRADVTDAAALDAAFTEVEQQLGPVEIVVANAGITKDTLLLRMSEDDFDSVVATNLGGTFRVVKRASKGMLRARFGRVILISSVVGLYGSAGQVNYSASKSALVGFARSLTRELGGRGITANVVAPGFIETDMTAELPEETQKQYEANIPAGRFATPDEVAGVVTWLAGDDAGYISGAVIPVDGGLGMGH from the coding sequence ATGAGTTCTCGCGTCGTCCTCGTCACCGGCGGCAACCGCGGCATCGGCCGCGCCATCGCAGAGCGGTTCGTCCGTGACGGATACCGCGTCGCAGTGACGGCGCGGAGCGGGGAAGGCCCCGACGGCACGTTGACGGTCCGCGCGGACGTCACGGACGCCGCGGCTCTCGACGCGGCATTCACCGAGGTCGAGCAGCAGCTCGGGCCGGTGGAGATCGTGGTCGCCAACGCGGGCATCACCAAGGACACTCTCCTCCTTCGCATGAGCGAGGACGATTTCGACAGCGTCGTCGCCACTAACCTCGGCGGAACGTTCCGTGTCGTCAAGCGCGCGTCCAAGGGCATGCTGCGGGCTCGTTTCGGACGCGTCATCCTCATCTCGAGCGTCGTGGGCCTGTACGGCTCGGCGGGGCAGGTGAACTACTCCGCATCGAAAAGTGCACTCGTGGGCTTTGCGCGATCGCTGACCCGCGAACTCGGCGGACGCGGCATCACCGCGAACGTCGTCGCGCCGGGCTTCATCGAGACCGACATGACCGCAGAGCTGCCCGAGGAGACTCAGAAGCAGTACGAGGCGAACATTCCCGCCGGACGCTTCGCCACACCTGACGAGGTCGCGGGCGTGGTCACCTGGCTCGCGGGCGACGACGCCGGCTACATCTCGGGCGCGGTCATCCCCGTCGACGGCGGCCTCGGGATGGGGCACTGA
- a CDS encoding sensor histidine kinase, with product MARRLPRTPRTPRTPRISRRTAALAALALASLALFAVLVSLQTVLYGTALPLTFILGAALCSAPLLSLRYPRWAIAMFCSAAFALPLLVVPDQATEAPWPWSVPALVTFVLFVGVVTFVHGARLGVVPLGVGALLSLTAPLLRPEIVATPATAGSTTADLIVTTSVAAAVFLVAILVAGRVRVSAELTKEREHSALEESRRALVEERTRIARELHDVIAHSMSVIQVQASTARYRLPEIGDAATSEFESIAATARGSLTEMRRMLGVLRTEDQAAELAPQQSIDDIPALVDTIRRAGVTVGLEMTGAFTDAPQAVQIAAFRIAQEALSNAVRHASGAAVTVRLQADLHAIGIRVRNGRATTPPAHPSGGYGLRGMRERVELLGGSFAAGPTAEGGWEVIASLPLHERPSSETTAPITQENP from the coding sequence ATGGCACGTCGCCTGCCCCGCACACCCCGCACACCGCGGACTCCCCGCATCAGCCGTCGAACGGCCGCGCTCGCCGCGCTCGCCCTGGCGAGCCTGGCGCTCTTCGCGGTGCTCGTGTCGCTGCAGACCGTGCTGTACGGCACCGCGTTGCCGCTGACGTTCATCCTCGGCGCCGCACTCTGCTCGGCGCCGCTGCTCTCCCTGCGGTATCCGCGGTGGGCGATCGCGATGTTCTGCTCTGCGGCGTTCGCGCTCCCGCTGCTGGTCGTGCCCGATCAGGCGACCGAGGCGCCGTGGCCGTGGTCGGTGCCCGCGCTCGTCACCTTCGTCCTCTTCGTGGGCGTCGTGACCTTCGTCCACGGCGCGCGCCTGGGCGTCGTCCCGCTCGGCGTCGGCGCGCTGCTCTCCCTCACGGCCCCGCTGCTGCGCCCCGAGATCGTCGCCACTCCGGCGACGGCAGGCAGCACCACGGCAGATCTCATCGTGACCACGTCTGTGGCCGCAGCCGTGTTCCTGGTCGCCATACTGGTCGCAGGACGCGTGAGGGTATCTGCCGAGCTCACGAAGGAACGGGAGCATTCAGCCCTCGAAGAATCCCGCCGCGCGCTCGTCGAGGAGCGCACCCGTATCGCCCGCGAACTGCACGACGTCATCGCCCACAGCATGTCGGTCATCCAGGTGCAGGCGTCCACTGCTCGATACCGACTGCCCGAGATCGGCGACGCGGCGACGTCGGAGTTCGAGAGCATCGCGGCCACAGCGCGGGGATCGCTCACCGAGATGCGGCGGATGCTGGGCGTGCTGCGCACCGAGGATCAGGCGGCCGAGCTGGCGCCGCAGCAGAGCATCGACGACATCCCGGCCCTCGTCGACACGATCCGGCGCGCCGGCGTGACGGTGGGGCTCGAGATGACGGGCGCGTTCACCGACGCCCCGCAGGCCGTGCAGATCGCCGCCTTCCGCATCGCGCAGGAGGCGCTCAGCAACGCGGTACGGCACGCGTCCGGCGCCGCCGTCACGGTGCGCCTGCAGGCGGATCTCCACGCCATCGGCATCCGCGTCCGCAACGGCCGCGCCACCACCCCACCGGCTCACCCCAGCGGAGGCTATGGACTTCGCGGCATGCGTGAGCGCGTCGAACTGCTCGGCGGGTCCTTCGCCGCCGGCCCCACCGCCGAGGGCGGGTGGGAGGTCATCGCCTCCCTCCCGCTGCACGAGCGTCCATCGAGCGAGACCACCGCTCCGATCACCCAGGAGAACCCGTGA
- a CDS encoding DUF4190 domain-containing protein, with translation MSDNSIPTPSGGPQPTPPPPAAPAPPAQPYQAASPAAQPPSYPTAPPASPTQAYPGAAPSFAPSPPVHGGGSMHPYGSASAASPYPTSAPGQPATGYPNYAAPNYAAPNYPAPRPASGLAVTSLICGIAGVVLFWAVVPLLASIVAVITGHMALRQTKANPSIGGRGMAFAGLIMGYIMVAVLVIGIIMTVIGFLFFGAFTLPFLFST, from the coding sequence GTGAGCGACAACAGCATCCCCACCCCTTCGGGCGGACCGCAGCCGACTCCCCCGCCGCCCGCAGCGCCGGCACCGCCCGCACAGCCTTACCAGGCAGCTTCTCCGGCGGCGCAGCCGCCGTCGTACCCGACTGCCCCTCCGGCGTCGCCCACCCAGGCGTACCCGGGCGCCGCGCCTTCCTTCGCGCCGAGCCCGCCTGTCCACGGCGGCGGATCGATGCACCCCTACGGCTCAGCGTCTGCAGCGTCGCCCTACCCGACGTCCGCTCCCGGCCAACCCGCCACCGGATACCCGAACTACGCGGCACCGAACTACGCAGCACCGAACTATCCCGCACCTCGCCCGGCGAGCGGACTCGCGGTCACGTCGCTGATCTGCGGAATCGCCGGAGTCGTGCTCTTCTGGGCTGTGGTGCCTCTGCTCGCCTCGATCGTCGCCGTGATCACCGGCCACATGGCGCTCCGACAGACGAAGGCGAACCCCTCGATCGGCGGACGCGGCATGGCCTTCGCCGGCCTCATCATGGGGTACATCATGGTCGCGGTGCTCGTCATCGGCATCATCATGACGGTCATCGGGTTCCTGTTCTTCGGCGCCTTCACTCTGCCCTTCCTCTTCTCGACCTGA